A segment of the uncultured Fusobacterium sp. genome:
CAATGTTCCTCTTAATTTATTGATTACCAATGTAGTTAAAGCTTCTCCTTCAAGTTCATCAGCTATGATCAATACTGGTCTACCAGCTTGAACAGTTTCTTCTAATATTGGTAAAATATCCTTCATATTTGAGATTTTTTTATCAGTTATTAAGATATATGGATTATCTAATTCAGCATACATTCTTTCAGTATCTGTCACCATATATGGAGATACATAACCTTTGTCAAATTGCATTCCCTCTACAACTTCCAATGTAGTTTCAAGAGATTTTGCTTCTTCAACAGTTATTACACCTGTTTCTCCAACTTTTTCCATAGCTTGAGCTATTAATTTACCAATTTCTTCATCTCCTGCTGATACAGAAGCAACTTGGGCTATTTCATCATTTGATTGAATCTTTTTAGCTCTATCTTTTAAATGTTTTATAACTTCTTTAGTTGCTTTTTCTATACCTTTTTTTAAGAACATTGGGTTAGCCCCAGCACTTACCATTTTAAGCCCCTCTTTTACTATTGCCTGAGCTAAAATAGTGGCAGTTGTTGTTCCATCTCCTGCAACATCATTTGATTTAGTTGCTACCTCTTTAACAAGTTGAGCTCCCATATTTTCAAATGGATCATCAAGCTCTATCTCTTTAGCAATAGAAACTCCATCATTTGTAATAAGAGGTGATCCATAACTTTTTTCAAGAACTACATTTCTTCCTCTTGGTCCTAATGTTACTTTTACTGCATCTGCTAATGTATTTACACCTATTTCAAGTTTTTTTCTTGCTTCTTCATCAAATTTTAATATTTTTGCCATCTTAGTCTCCTCCTATTTTTCAACTACTGCCAAAACATCATCTATATTTAGAATAAGATATTTTTCATCTCCATCTTTTATCTCAGTTCCTGCAAATTTTGCATAAACTACTTTATCCCCTACATTTAATCCTTCTAACTTTTCACCTTTTCCTAGAGCTACAATTTCTCCAAAATTAGGTTTTTCTTTATCTCCTGCTCCTGGAAGAATAATTCCACTTGCTGTTTTCTCTTCCATTTTTACAAGTTTTATCAAAACTCTTTCTCCTATTGGCTTAATGTTCATCTATATCCCTCCAACAATTTATTAGCACTCTTATTAGATGAGTGCTATTTTTTACAAATATATATTATGATATTTTTTCAACTATGTCAATAGTTTTTTTATTTTAATTCCTTGTATTGTTTTTTCTAAGTTTTATTGGTAAAATATTTTAGAAATTAATCTTTATTTGGGGGAATTTTATGGAAAAGAAAAAAATAGATCTATCTGAATTTTATAAGAATTTTCTTACAATAGGTGTACCTTTAATGGTTCAACAACTTATATCATCCTCATTAAACTTTATAGATAATCTAATGATAGGAAGACTAGGAACAGATTACATTGCTGCTGTTGGTTTTGCCAATAGTGTGTATAGAATACTTGATCTTTTTCTATTTGGGCTTTGTAGTGGTATGGGGGTTTTTGTTGCTCAATATTATGGTAAAAGAAATTTTGATATGATTAGACGTATTTTAGGAAAAATGGTAATCTCTGGATTTGTCTTAGCTGTAATTTTCTCAATCATTACATTTTTTAATGCTGAAAGAATTATTGGAATTTTTACCAAAGATCCAGAGGTTTTAAAAATAGGGGTATCATATATAACTAAAGCTCTTTTCTCATATAGTTTCTATGCCCTATCTTTTAGTACTGGATTTTGTCTTAGAGCTATGGGGCTTACTAAATTTCCTATGACTTCTGCCTCTGTTGGAGTGGCTATCAATACATTTTTCAACTACTGCTTAATATATGGAAACTTTGGTTTTCCTTGTTTAAAAGAGCAAGGGGCTGCTATTGCAACTGTTATTGCTAGAATTTGTGAATTGACTACAATTTGGTTAATAGTGTATAAAAAGGATTTTAACTTAAAGGGAAAAATAGAATCTTATTTAAATTTGCCTAAAGATCTGATTAAAGAAATTATTAGAATATCATCTCCAGTTTTTCTTACAGAGATGCTTTGGATACTT
Coding sequences within it:
- a CDS encoding co-chaperone GroES; the encoded protein is MNIKPIGERVLIKLVKMEEKTASGIILPGAGDKEKPNFGEIVALGKGEKLEGLNVGDKVVYAKFAGTEIKDGDEKYLILNIDDVLAVVEK
- a CDS encoding MATE family efflux transporter; the protein is MEKKKIDLSEFYKNFLTIGVPLMVQQLISSSLNFIDNLMIGRLGTDYIAAVGFANSVYRILDLFLFGLCSGMGVFVAQYYGKRNFDMIRRILGKMVISGFVLAVIFSIITFFNAERIIGIFTKDPEVLKIGVSYITKALFSYSFYALSFSTGFCLRAMGLTKFPMTSASVGVAINTFFNYCLIYGNFGFPCLKEQGAAIATVIARICELTTIWLIVYKKDFNLKGKIESYLNLPKDLIKEIIRISSPVFLTEMLWILGTVSLSVAYSKLGTTQAACVQIADIITAISSIIFMGISNSASVIIGHTIGKGDKNKVIIYSKKILQIAFAMGIFSLILVQALTGTIVSLYHLPSDAHIMAIKTMRAAGIFVFLKMINWTLLIGLFRAGGDTKVAFCLDIFPLWFYAVPVAFIGAYYKVPVFLLVAMADFSEFIKLVASLIRYRSLKWIKDVTV